The proteins below come from a single Conger conger chromosome 10, fConCon1.1, whole genome shotgun sequence genomic window:
- the LOC133139589 gene encoding claudin-16-like — protein MIVVLQFMAFVLALVSTVFLIVATWTDCWMVNADDDLEVSQKCRGLWWECVTNTQDGIRTCDQYDTILAEHPLKIVLTRALMITADILASFALIILVLGLDIIKLLREEPHIKLRICYFAGFIFGLGGIPGMTGSVWYAVDVYVERATLVLKNVYLGMHYEFGWSCWLAMAGSTGCFLASIVLTCCLYIFRDARSSQYNRSIYKYGRTAAGKKYAMDSRV, from the exons ATGATCGTGGTTCTTCAGTTCATGGCGTTCGTCCTGGCGCTGGTCTCCACCGTGTTCCTCATCGTGGCCACCTGGACGGACTGCTGGATGGTCAACGCTGACGATGAcctggag GTGAGTCAGAAGTGCCGGGGGCTTTGGTGGGAGTGCGTCACCAACACGCAGGACGGCATTCGAACATGTGACCAGTACGACACCATCCTCGCCGAACACCCAC taaAGATAGTTCTGACGCGGGCACTGATGATCACGGCGGACATCTTGGCCAGCTTCGCCCTCATCATCCTCGTCCTGGGGCTCGACATCATCAAACTACTACGGGAGGAGCCCCACATCAAGCTGAGGATCTGCTACTTTGCCGGGTTCATCTTCGGCCTGGGAG GCATCCCGGGGATGACGGGCTCGGTGTGGTATGCGGTGGACGTGTATGTGGAGAGGGCCACTCTGGTGCTGAAGAACGTGTATTTGGGGATGCACTACGAGTTCGGCTGGTCCTGCTGGCTGGCCATGGCTGGCTCCACCGGCTGCTTCCTGGCCTCCATCGTGCTCACGTGCTGCCTGTACATTTTCAGAG ATGCCAGATCTTCACAGTACAACAGGTCCATATATAAGTACGGCAGAACAGCAGCGGGTAAAAAATACGCCATGGATTCtcgtgtgtga
- the LOC133139474 gene encoding claudin-19-like — MANSGFQLLGYFLALGGWIAIISTTALPQWKQSSYAGDAIITAVGLYEGLWMSCASQSTGQVQCKVFDSLLSLDVHVQTCRALMVLSVLLGFFAIIISVVGMKCTRVGDSNPLIKGRIAVSGGVLFLLAGLCTLVSVSWYATQVSHQFFNPNTPVNARFEFGSALFVGWAAASLTMLGGSFLCCSCSPDDRRGQQYYSQSQPSTAREVELLTESSSPD, encoded by the exons atggccAACTCTGGGTTCCAGTTGCTGGGGTACTTCCTGGCCCTGGGCGGCTGGATTGCGATCATCTCCACGACGGCCCTGCCGCAGTGGAAGCAGTCGTCGTACGCGGGCGACGCCATCATCACGGCCGTGGGGCTGTACGAGGGGCTGTGGATGAGCTGTGCCTCTCAGAGCACCGGCCAGGTGCAGTGCAAGGTGTTCGACTCGCTGCTGTCCCTCGATG TGCATGTCCAGACGTGCCGGGCCCTGATGGTGCTGTCGGTGCTCCTGGGGTTCTTCGCCATCATCATCAGTGTGGTGGGGATGAAGTGCACCCGGGTGGGAGACAGTAACCCCCTGATCAAGGGCCGCATCGCCGTGTCCGGTGGCGTCCTGTTCCTCCTCGCAG GGTTGTGCACGTTGGTGTCTGTTTCCTGGTACGCCACGCAAGTCTCCCACCAGTTCTTTAACCCCAACACACCGGTAAATGCCAG GTTCGAGTTTGGCTCCGCCCTGTTTGTGGGCTGGGCGGCGGCCAGTCTGACCATGCTGGGCGGGTCTTTCCTATGCTGCTCCTGTTCCCCTGACGACAGGAGAGGGCAGCAGTactacagccaatcacagccctccaCAGCCAGGGA GGTTGAGTTGTTGACTGAGAGCAGCTCCCCTGACTGA
- the LOC133138563 gene encoding uncharacterized protein LOC133138563 isoform X2 yields MGGSSSKTPTTTTVPTTVPTTTTTTTTAATSRLTPERQLVIGFSCVGLLLIIAAVVAIAYFLWRRKSLARKSKTENADIPETPTFDREAPVLMEECPYANMPNGVGVGVGVGVGVADVVVYSDLAFRKEGGRVSQRPAETTEYACIRA; encoded by the exons ATGGGAGGTTCTTCATCCAAGA CACCAACAACGACAACAGTACCAACAACAgttccaacaacaacaacaacaacaacaacagcagcaacatcaaG GTTAACTCCAGAGCGGCAGCTTGTCATTGGATTCTCCTGCGTGGGGTTACTACTGATCATCGCAGCGGTGGTGGCTATAGCTTACTTTCTGTGGAGAAGAAAATCTTTGG CCAGGAAATCAAAGACGGAGAACGCTGACATCCCAGAAACACCAACATTCGACAGAGAG GCTCCTGTGTTGATGGAAGAGTGCCCGTATGCGAACATGCCGAACGGAGTGGGAGTCGGAGTCGGAGTGGGAGTCGGAGTGGCAGATGTGGTCGTCTACAGCGACCTGGCGTTCCGCAAGGAGGGCGGCCGGGTGTCGCAGCGGCCCGCCGAAACCACGGAGTACGCCTGCATCCGCGCGTGA
- the LOC133138563 gene encoding syndecan-3-like isoform X1, producing MGGSSSKTTTTTTTTTTTTTTTTTTTTMPTTLAPTTTTVPTTVPTTTTTTTTAATSRLTPERQLVIGFSCVGLLLIIAAVVAIAYFLWRRKSLARKSKTENADIPETPTFDREAPVLMEECPYANMPNGVGVGVGVGVGVADVVVYSDLAFRKEGGRVSQRPAETTEYACIRA from the exons ATGGGAGGTTCTTCATCCAAGA caacaacaaccacaaccaccacaacaactacaactacaactacgaCAACAACTACGACAATGCCAACAACATTAGCACCAACAACGACAACAGTACCAACAACAgttccaacaacaacaacaacaacaacaacagcagcaacatcaaG GTTAACTCCAGAGCGGCAGCTTGTCATTGGATTCTCCTGCGTGGGGTTACTACTGATCATCGCAGCGGTGGTGGCTATAGCTTACTTTCTGTGGAGAAGAAAATCTTTGG CCAGGAAATCAAAGACGGAGAACGCTGACATCCCAGAAACACCAACATTCGACAGAGAG GCTCCTGTGTTGATGGAAGAGTGCCCGTATGCGAACATGCCGAACGGAGTGGGAGTCGGAGTCGGAGTGGGAGTCGGAGTGGCAGATGTGGTCGTCTACAGCGACCTGGCGTTCCGCAAGGAGGGCGGCCGGGTGTCGCAGCGGCCCGCCGAAACCACGGAGTACGCCTGCATCCGCGCGTGA
- the LOC133139246 gene encoding uncharacterized protein LOC133139246 isoform X1 translates to MNSLATFTLFLSACGSVGAAAVSAPREVSGAVGQTVTVHCGYERRYARRAKYWCRGKPYESCREVVRTGGPAERDRTSITDDRNARVFSVTISSLQPHDPDSYWCVVSLPFRNVFAPVRLYVHQPTGAGGLQSTPFGRVGHPALGPVLPDAGVSAGRVCVGEEGGAVLWFSLSQDVCPLLPLTAAPLSPNRVTSPGLPPSSEDQNQTFTCSQFRRRLPAEYLLSAYQRYTGKKRFLTRATSPTTNNIYNTYGGVTPMVTPVVLNVGGWVNFITKKDRTKKGWEPLL, encoded by the exons ATGAACAGCTTAGCCACTTTCACACTTTTTCTCTCAG cgtGTGGCAGCGTCGGGGCGGCCGCTGTCTCCGCTCCGCGCGAGGTGTCCGGCGCGGTGGGTCAGACGGTCACGGTGCACTGCGGCTACGAGCGCCGCTACGCCCGCCGCGCTAAGTACTGGTGCCGGGGGAAGCCGTACGAGTCCTGCAGGGAGGTGGTGAGGACCGGCGGGCCCGCGGAGAGGGACCGGACCTCCATCACAGACGACCGGAACGCCCGGGTCTTCAGCGTCACCATCAGCTCCCTGCAGCCCCACGACCCGGACAGCTACTGGTGCGTGGTCTCCCTGCCCTTCAGAAACGTCTTCGCCCCTGTGCGTCTCTACGTCCACCAGCCCACAG GGGCCGGAGGACTGCAGAGCACCCCA TTCGGACGCGTGGGCCACCCTGCGCTGGGTCCTGTTCTTCCTGATGCTGGCGTGTCCGctgggcgtgtgtgcgtgggagaGGAGGGCGGGGCGGTGCTGTGGTTCTCCCTGTCCCAGGACGTGTGTCCCCTCCTGCCCCTCACGGCTGCCCCCCTTTCCCCGAACCGGGTGACTTCCCCTGGCCTGCCACCAAGCTCAGAGGACCAAAACCAGACTTTTACCTGCAGTCAGTTTCGGAGGAGATTACCTGCTGAGTACCTGCTAAGTGCATACCAAAGGTATActgggaaaaaaagatttttgacGAGAGCAACATCACCAACTACCAACAACATCTACAACACATATGGTGGTGTAACACCGATGGTAACACCGGTGGTTCTCAACGTGGGAGGGTGGGTGAATTTTATTACCAAAAAGGACCGGACCAAAAAAGGTTGGGAACCGCTGTTGTAA
- the LOC133139246 gene encoding CMRF35-like molecule 8 isoform X2: MNSLATFTLFLSACGSVGAAAVSAPREVSGAVGQTVTVHCGYERRYARRAKYWCRGKPYESCREVVRTGGPAERDRTSITDDRNARVFSVTISSLQPHDPDSYWCVVSLPFRNVFAPVRLYVHQPTVPPFTTTATKGPEDCRAPHSDAWATLRWVLFFLMLACPLGVCAWERRAGRCCGSPCPRTCVPSCPSRLPPFPRTG, from the exons ATGAACAGCTTAGCCACTTTCACACTTTTTCTCTCAG cgtGTGGCAGCGTCGGGGCGGCCGCTGTCTCCGCTCCGCGCGAGGTGTCCGGCGCGGTGGGTCAGACGGTCACGGTGCACTGCGGCTACGAGCGCCGCTACGCCCGCCGCGCTAAGTACTGGTGCCGGGGGAAGCCGTACGAGTCCTGCAGGGAGGTGGTGAGGACCGGCGGGCCCGCGGAGAGGGACCGGACCTCCATCACAGACGACCGGAACGCCCGGGTCTTCAGCGTCACCATCAGCTCCCTGCAGCCCCACGACCCGGACAGCTACTGGTGCGTGGTCTCCCTGCCCTTCAGAAACGTCTTCGCCCCTGTGCGTCTCTACGTCCACCAGCCCACAG TGCCTCCCTTCACCACTACTGCCACCAAGGGGCCGGAGGACTGCAGAGCACCCCA TTCGGACGCGTGGGCCACCCTGCGCTGGGTCCTGTTCTTCCTGATGCTGGCGTGTCCGctgggcgtgtgtgcgtgggagaGGAGGGCGGGGCGGTGCTGTGGTTCTCCCTGTCCCAGGACGTGTGTCCCCTCCTGCCCCTCACGGCTGCCCCCCTTTCCCCGAACCGGGTGA